The following are encoded together in the Flavihumibacter fluvii genome:
- the folP gene encoding dihydropteroate synthase has product MYTLNCKGRLLSLEKPVVMGILNITPDSFHAPSRPASFGQVLAKAGSMIEEGATILDVGAQSTRPGSEWIDADTEWERLSTILPLLHATYPNTFFSIDTFHHSVAERAVKAGASIVNDVSGGQLDPDMLATVAGLGVPYVCMHMKGTPQTMSSFAKYDHLLADIIDYFIERTYACHKAGISDIIIDPGFGFAKKGTQNFELLKHLGNLQLLGYPILLGVSRKSMVTKTLEITPAEALNGSTVLHTIGLLNGAGILRVHDVKEALQSISLVSALQNA; this is encoded by the coding sequence ATGTATACCCTTAATTGCAAAGGACGGCTGCTTTCGCTGGAAAAACCGGTAGTAATGGGCATCCTCAACATCACCCCTGATTCATTTCATGCACCTAGCCGGCCAGCATCTTTTGGACAGGTTTTGGCGAAAGCAGGAAGTATGATTGAGGAAGGCGCAACCATACTGGATGTTGGAGCACAAAGTACCCGTCCCGGTAGTGAATGGATCGATGCGGATACAGAGTGGGAAAGGCTTTCCACTATCTTACCATTGTTGCATGCTACTTACCCTAATACCTTTTTTTCAATTGATACATTCCACCACAGTGTAGCTGAACGTGCTGTTAAGGCCGGTGCTTCAATTGTGAATGATGTCAGTGGTGGTCAGTTAGATCCTGACATGCTGGCCACAGTCGCCGGTTTGGGCGTTCCATATGTTTGTATGCATATGAAAGGCACTCCTCAAACCATGTCGTCTTTTGCAAAATACGACCATTTGTTGGCAGATATCATCGATTATTTTATTGAAAGAACCTATGCCTGTCATAAGGCTGGTATCAGTGACATCATCATTGATCCGGGATTTGGCTTTGCCAAAAAAGGGACACAGAATTTTGAATTACTTAAACACCTGGGGAACCTGCAGTTGCTAGGTTATCCTATACTGCTTGGGGTTTCCCGAAAATCGATGGTCACGAAAACTTTAGAAATAACGCCAGCTGAGGCATTGAATGGAAGTACTGTATTGCACACCATTGGCCTCTTGAATGGTGCAGGAATTTTAAGGGTACATGATGTAAAAGAAGCCCTGCAATCCATTTCACTGGTAAGTGCCTTGCAAAACGCCTAA
- a CDS encoding FKBP-type peptidyl-prolyl cis-trans isomerase encodes MTKISLFTTAIVALMMAACGGSADYSKTASGITYKIVEKGSGPQVKLGQYLKVHYTQKVNDSVLASSFGGTPAFAKVDSLGPVYNPAEVFRFLHKGDSVVIIQEVDSLLKQNPVMPPFMKKGDKFILTLRVADVLESEQQVQALQQEEMKGQELRDADAVAAYIKKNSINAEKIGRGTYVTVQSEGTAPNADSGKFVSVRYRGKVMATGKEFETNMEPGKEPISFPLGQGQVIAGWDEGLKKFGKGGKGTLYIPAFLAYGMRPGPGGQPNEALIFDVEMVDIADKAPAPKQNPMIAPVEANPAQQKK; translated from the coding sequence ATGACAAAGATTTCTTTATTTACAACAGCAATTGTTGCCCTTATGATGGCAGCCTGTGGTGGAAGTGCCGACTACAGTAAAACAGCAAGCGGTATTACGTATAAGATCGTTGAGAAGGGTAGTGGTCCACAGGTAAAACTTGGACAATACCTGAAAGTTCATTATACACAAAAGGTAAATGACTCTGTACTGGCTTCCTCTTTTGGCGGAACACCCGCCTTTGCAAAGGTTGACAGCCTTGGACCGGTTTACAATCCGGCTGAAGTCTTTCGCTTTTTGCATAAAGGGGATAGTGTAGTGATTATCCAGGAAGTGGATAGCCTGCTCAAACAGAATCCGGTGATGCCACCTTTTATGAAAAAAGGGGATAAATTCATTCTTACACTTCGAGTGGCAGATGTATTGGAAAGTGAGCAACAGGTTCAGGCCCTTCAGCAGGAAGAAATGAAAGGCCAGGAATTGCGTGATGCAGATGCAGTTGCCGCATATATTAAAAAGAACAGTATTAACGCTGAAAAAATAGGTAGAGGCACCTATGTTACAGTACAATCGGAAGGAACTGCACCGAATGCAGATTCAGGGAAATTTGTATCTGTTCGTTACCGTGGTAAAGTGATGGCAACCGGAAAGGAGTTTGAAACCAATATGGAACCAGGTAAAGAACCAATTTCCTTTCCTTTAGGACAAGGACAGGTGATTGCCGGTTGGGATGAAGGTTTGAAGAAATTCGGTAAAGGTGGAAAAGGAACCCTTTATATCCCGGCATTCCTGGCATATGGCATGCGTCCTGGTCCAGGCGGCCAGCCAAATGAAGCACTCATATTTGATGTGGAAATGGTAGACATTGCTGATAAAGCCCCGGCACCCAAACAAAATCCAATGATTGCTCCGGTTGAAGCAAATCCGGCTCAACAGAAAAAATAA
- a CDS encoding DHH family phosphoesterase → MQPIHHIFSQLTTPRKVVITTHQKPDPDAMGSSLGLYHFLVSFGHEVTVISPTNWANFLDWMPGCEKVINFEMNRERSEALVAGADWIFCLDFNTLIRTKSLSPFIEKSGAIKLLIDHHQQPAIESFQYGVSDISKSSTCEMVYDFIVESGHGDQITLDIAECLYAGLIGDTGSFRFPAASGNVHRMVARLKDTGLNHTIIHENIYDNFMENRLRFIGHVLSNRMEVFYEFDTALIFVPKSDLLRYDIKTGDTEGLVNYPLSIQGIKMAAIVIDRDEERKWSFRSKGNVDVNTFARRFFEGGGHFNASGGRSSATLDETIRTFKKVLKENASEFNLDNK, encoded by the coding sequence ATGCAGCCAATACACCATATTTTTTCCCAACTGACAACTCCCCGCAAGGTGGTGATAACCACGCATCAGAAGCCCGATCCTGATGCCATGGGCTCATCGCTGGGGCTTTACCATTTCCTGGTTTCCTTCGGACATGAAGTAACTGTAATTTCACCCACCAATTGGGCCAATTTCCTCGACTGGATGCCAGGATGTGAAAAAGTCATCAATTTCGAGATGAACCGGGAACGTTCTGAAGCCCTTGTGGCTGGGGCTGACTGGATTTTCTGTCTTGATTTTAATACATTAATCCGTACAAAAAGCCTTTCTCCATTTATAGAAAAGTCAGGGGCAATTAAATTGTTGATTGACCATCACCAGCAGCCTGCCATAGAAAGTTTTCAATATGGTGTAAGTGATATCAGCAAAAGCAGTACCTGCGAAATGGTGTATGATTTTATCGTAGAAAGTGGTCATGGTGACCAGATTACCCTGGACATTGCTGAATGTTTGTATGCCGGATTGATTGGTGATACAGGTTCATTCCGTTTTCCGGCAGCTTCTGGAAATGTACACCGGATGGTTGCCCGTTTAAAGGACACCGGCCTTAACCACACCATAATACATGAAAATATTTATGATAATTTCATGGAGAACAGGTTGCGTTTTATTGGTCATGTTCTCAGTAACCGTATGGAAGTTTTTTACGAATTTGATACGGCCCTCATATTTGTGCCAAAATCAGACCTTCTCCGGTATGATATCAAAACCGGCGATACGGAAGGTTTGGTGAACTATCCCCTTAGTATTCAAGGTATTAAGATGGCTGCAATAGTCATCGACCGGGACGAAGAAAGAAAATGGAGTTTCAGGAGTAAGGGTAATGTGGATGTTAATACCTTTGCCCGTCGCTTTTTTGAAGGTGGTGGCCATTTTAATGCATCTGGTGGTCGAAGCAGTGCCACCCTTGATGAAACGATCCGAACCTTTAAGAAAGTTTTAAAAGAAAACGCATCAGAATTCAACTTAGATAACAAATGA
- a CDS encoding nucleoside-diphosphate kinase, whose protein sequence is MSNRTFTMIKPDAMKNGHAGAILDRIIKEGFRVVALKMTKLSDEKAGEFYAIHRERPFYGELVEFMSSGPIIAAILEKDNAVAAFRTLIGATDPAKADAGTIRKIFATSLGENAVHGSDSDENAEIEGNFFFSGLEKA, encoded by the coding sequence ATGAGCAACAGAACATTTACCATGATCAAGCCCGATGCCATGAAAAATGGACATGCAGGCGCTATCCTTGATCGCATCATCAAGGAAGGGTTTCGTGTTGTAGCCTTGAAAATGACCAAATTGAGTGATGAAAAAGCAGGCGAATTTTATGCAATCCATCGCGAACGCCCATTCTATGGAGAACTGGTGGAATTTATGAGCAGCGGTCCCATTATTGCAGCCATACTTGAAAAAGATAATGCGGTGGCTGCTTTCCGCACCCTGATTGGCGCAACGGATCCTGCCAAAGCAGATGCGGGAACGATCCGTAAAATTTTCGCTACTTCCCTCGGCGAAAATGCTGTACATGGCAGTGATAGCGATGAAAATGCTGAAATAGAAGGAAACTTTTTCTTCAGTGGCCTGGAGAAAGCCTAA